One Coffea arabica cultivar ET-39 chromosome 5c, Coffea Arabica ET-39 HiFi, whole genome shotgun sequence DNA window includes the following coding sequences:
- the LOC113689293 gene encoding spermidine hydroxycinnamoyl transferase-like: MELNCNSAGAQLLEAVCRETLDQIGDLSPSPLFHNLVPSLNYNDMKNLPLLVIQVTKFKDENIALGIAISHIIADGQSAFHFIIEWARLVSGNSIFTKPFLDRRVLRGDSRVPRSGGERIDVNSHAANPHLPLPIVIGETSAKIQQEKKTSIDLLILSTKEIEFLKSLASDGIVPAMKRPYSTFEVISAHLWRCACRARLLIHEQPTVLSFPINFRKLIQPPLPVGYFGNAILDIRSMDFSGNLLTGTLANTAAKIRKTILAVTSEFLYSEIEFLQMQTDLSKFQERHDYMEYLGNPNLTISSWLTFPFNGLDFGWGKSLGMVEASHNGDGDFVLHGDLHGGVVVSMCFQEEYIKSFKYYFYEIFGDMNKKD, from the coding sequence ATGGAGTTAAATTGCAATTCCGCCGGAGCTCAACTACTTGAAGCCGTTTGTCGGGAAACTCTTGATCAAATAGGAGATTTGTCACCAAGTCCATTGTTTCATAATCTTGTCCCTTCACTGAACTACAATGATATGAAAAATCTCCCATTGTTGGTCATACAAGTGACAAAATTCAAAGATGAGAATATTGCTCTCGGCATAGCCATCTCACATATAATTGCTGATGGACAGAGTGCATTCCACTTCATTATAGAATGGGCTCGCTTAGTGAGTGGCAACAGCATTTTCACTAAACCTTTCCTAGACAGGAGAGTTCTACGAGGTGATTCAAGGGTTCCAAGAAGTGGTGGAGAAAGAATAGATGTGAATTCGCACGCTGCAAATCCTCATTTACCATTACCAATAGTGATCGGGGAAACAAGTGCAAAAatccaacaagagaagaaaacttCAATAGATTTGCTAATACTATCGACAAAAGAAATTGAGTTTTTGAAGAGTCTTGCCAGTGATGGCATAGTTCCCGCTATGAAACGGCCCTATAGCACATTTGAGGTGATTTCGGCACACCTGTGGCGGTGTGCATGCAGGGCCAGACTACTCATCCATGAACAGCCTACAGTCTTGTCCTTCCCAATTAATTTTCGCaaacttattcaaccaccattGCCTGTTGGATATTTTGGTAATGCAATTCTTGATATCCGATCCATGGATTTCTCTGGCAACTTGTTAACAGGTACATTGGCTAATACAGCAGCCAAGATAAGGAAGACCATCCTAGCAGTAACAAGTGAATTTCTATATTCCGAGATTGAATTTCTGCAGATGCAAACAGATTTATccaaatttcaagaaagacATGACTATATGGAATATCTCGGCAATCCTAACCTCACCATTTCAAGCTGGTTGACGTTCCCATTCAATGGCCTAGATTTTGGCTGGGGGAAATCATTAGGCATGGTTGAAGCATCTCACAATGGGGATGGGGATTTTGTTCTTCATGGTGACCTTCACGGTGGAGTAGTGGTTAGTATGTGTTTCCAAGAGGAATATATCAAGAGTTTCAAATATTACTTTTATGAGATATTTGGAGATATGAATAAGAAGGATTGA